A genome region from Gossypium hirsutum isolate 1008001.06 chromosome A04, Gossypium_hirsutum_v2.1, whole genome shotgun sequence includes the following:
- the LOC107948732 gene encoding probable disease resistance protein At4g27220 isoform X1: MGCGFCGAALPNIFATLVVDCVLKPVVRQFDYVRRFHDNVEKLREKKRELADARDRLLHKIEDAKNRLLLIENDVQNLQSRADETLSDMGTLEEEIQLNKRCLNWCPNWSWRYQLSKKAMKKIQGISELLDKFRQLGHVGYCAPTALPTIDFLCSKEFVFSKSSETTFYQIIEALKDENINMIGLWGMGGVGKTTLAREVGSQAQKLNLFEKVVITVVSQKPNFERIQDQIAQYIGFDMKNKQGRRSEQELWLRLKNEPRILIIVDDILESINLKEKIGIPIGDDHKGCKVLLTTRRKRVCQIMECRPVVELDCLDDDEAWTLFEKKAGLDDFSDDSIKTPAKKIVKKCGGLPIAIVPLASALKGKTNCHEWQAAYRRLEGRRLTEIEDVDERNAYVILETSFDYLKDMMTKTCFLLCSLFPEDHEIYVDDLVGYAWGLELYKGMDSIKDVRSEVLASIEILKNSGLLLDSGEMHVKMHDVVRQFALWIGSSRKEISFGTVETLPMDESFKHYTAISFETDQTDELPKGVGFPYLKLLLHGGNRFLETSSEFFEGMKALQVCALKYQLISLAAFKFNMNLRTLCLINCELSDISMLGKLKTLHILSLSQSDITELPTEAGDLENLRLLDLSYCDDLRRIAPNLIQRLSNLEELYLHGCSSLKWATENSTKKESYSSLSELNSLPKLVVISLDISSKHLPDGFVFRRLWSFDFCIGIKRPKWYQKSETCPISRSLRIKKSVDACKQLLENVESLQLNDVEGHPNLIPSLDLGFSKLTSLGLRLCHFMQCLIDSPKQQVPITTLSNLRKLSLSCMFDLEEMCNAPQPQGFLQKLEEVIVSDCDKMQVLFPNVELKSIELEGPSSHLCLQSLKIVKIKRCNNLKYIFPMSVANSLEQLHTLKIKSYSQLEDIIQDRQAAYKCLLQSLREVSLIDLPQLKGRDVNDIMLTQLSLQKLKVHNCPQLTHFIISTTIRVYIILYIYLLIRFFFSLIICCLNSCLKDRIYFIILVEN; this comes from the exons ATGGGTTGTGGGTTTTGTGGGGCTGCTCTTCCTAACATCTTTGCAACACTGGTTGTGGACTGTGTGTTGAAGCCGGTAGTACGTCAATTTGATTATGTCCGTCGCTTTCATGACAATGTTGAAAAGCTCCGAGAGAAAAAGCGTGAACTTGCAGATGCACGAGATCGTCTACTACATAAGATTGAGGATGCTAAAAACCGGCTTCTACTAATTGAAAATGATGTACAGAACTTGCAATCAAGGGCAGACGAAACACTGTCGGATATGGGAACTCTGGAGGAGGAAATCCAACTGAATAAGAGGTGTCTCAACTGGTGTCCTAATTGGAGTTGGAGATATCAATTAAGCAAGAAAGCAATGAAGAAAATCCAGGGTATCTCTGAACTTTTGGACAAATTTCGTCAACTTGGACACGTTGGTTACTGTGCTCCTACTGCCCTTCCCACTATAGACTTCCTATGTTCTAAGGAATTTGTGTTTTCGAAATCTTCAGAGACTACTTTCTATCAAATCATTGAAGCCTTAAAAGATGAGAATATCAACATGATTGGGTTGTGGGGGATGGGAGGGGTGGGCAAGACCACCCTGGCTCGTGAAGTTGGAAGTCAAGCTCAAAAACTGAATTTGTTTGAGAAAGTTGTGATTACGGTTGTGTCTCAAAAGCCAAATTTTGAGAGAATTCAAGATCAAATTGCACAATACATAGGCTTTGATATGAAGAATAAACAAGGAAGAAGATCCGAGCAAGAATTATGGTTAAGGCTGAAGAATGAACCGAGGATTCTTATCATCGTTGATGATATTTTGGAATCTATCAACTTAAAGGAGAAGATAGGAATTCCAATTGGGGATGATCATAAAGGCTGCAAAGTTCTTTTAACAACACGCCGTAAACGAGTATGTCAAATTATGGAGTGTCGACCGGTGGTAGAACTTGACTGTTTGGATGATGATGAAGCTTGGACTCTGTTTGAAAAGAAAGCAGGTCTAGATGACTTTTCTGATGATTCTATTAAAACCCCAGCAAAGAAAATTGTCAAAAAATGTGGGGGTTTGCCTATAGCTATAGTTCCGCTGGCAAGTGCCTTGAAAGGCAAAACAAATTGTCATGAGTGGCAAGCTGCATACCGGAGACTCGAAGGTCGTAGATTGACTGAAATAGAGGATGTTGATGAAAGAAATGCCTATGTAATTCTTGAGACGAGCTTCGATTACTTGAAGGATATGATGACCAAGACATGTTTCTTGTTGTGCTCTTTATTTCCCGAAGATCATGAGATTTATGTGGACGACTTGGTAGGATATGCATGGGGACTGGAGTTGTATAAAGGCATGGACTCAATTAAAGATGTTAGAAGCGAAGTGCTTGCATCGATTGAGATCCTCAAGAACTCTGGTTTGTTGCTAGATTCCGGAGAAATGCATGTCAAAATGCATGATGTGGTTCGCCAATTTGCTTTGTGGATAGGATCTTCAAGAAAGGAGATTTCTTTTGGGACTGTTGAAACACTCCCGATGGATGAAAGTTTCAAGCATTACACAGCAATCTCCTtcgaaactgatcaaacagatgaACTTCCTAAAGGAGTCGGTTTTCCATACCTCAAACTTCTTTTACATGGTGGCAATCGTTTCTTGGAAACTTCAAGCGAATTCTTTGAGGGTATGAAGGCATTACAAGTTTGTGCTTTGAAATATCAATTGATATCTCTAGCTGCATTTAAGTTTAATATGAACCTTCGAACTTTGTGTTTGATTAATTGTGAACTCTCTGACATCTCGATGCTTGGGAAGCTGAAGACACTTCATATTCTCTCTTTAAGTCAATCTGATATCACTGAATTGCCGACTGAAGCTGGTGATTTGGAAAATCTAAGACTGTTGGATTTATCGTATTGCGATGATCTACGAAGAATTGCTCCTAATTTAATACAAAGATTGTCCAATTTAGAAGAACTATACTTGCATGGTTGTAGTTCATTAAAATGGGCGactgagaattcaactaaaaaggAAAGCTATTCTAGCCTATCGGAGTTGAATTCATTGCCAAAGTTGGTTGTAATATCATTGGATATTTCTTCTAAACATCTTCCAGATGGCTTTGTGTTTCGTAGATTATGGAGCTTTGATTTTTGCATTGGCATAAAAAGACCCAAGTGGTACCAAAAGAGCGAAACTTGTCCAATCTCAAGATCTTTGAGAATCAAGAAATCTGTAGATGCATGCAAGCAACTACTTGAAAATGTAGAATCTCTTCAATTGAATGATGTGGAGGGTCACCCAAACCTTATTCCGAGCTTGGACTTGGGATTTAGTAAGTTGACTTCTCTAGGTCTTCGTCTGTGCCACTTTATGCAATGCCTAATTGATTCACCAAAGCAGCAAGTGCCAATCACGACACTCTCTAATTTGAGGAAGTTATCATTAAGTTgtatgtttgatttggaagagatGTGCAATGCTCCCCAGCCGCAAGGTTTTTTACAAAAGCTTGAAGAGGTTATAGTTTCAGATTGTGATAAGATGCAAGTCTTATTCCCTAATGTTGAATTGAAGAGCATAGAACTAGAAGGGCCCAGTAGTCATTTATGCCTCCAAAGTCTGAAGATTGTTAAAATAAAGAGATGCAATAATTTGAAATATATCTTCCCAATGTCAGTTGCTAATAGCCTTGAACAATTGCATACTTTGAAGATAAAGAGTTACTCGCAATTGGAAGATATAATCCAAGACCGACAAGCTGCATACAAATGTCTACTCCAAAGTCTAAGGGAA GTTTCGTTGATTGATTTACCTCAATTGAAAGGAAGGGATGTGAATGACATTATGCTCACACAATTGTCTTTGCAGAAGTTAAAAGTGCACAATTGTCCTCAATTGACACATTTTATTATTTCGACTACTATACgagtttatattatattatatatttatttattaattcgtttctttttttctttaataatttgtTGTTTGAATAGTTGTTTAAAAGatagaatttattttataattttggtcGAAAACTAA
- the LOC121227922 gene encoding uncharacterized protein, giving the protein MTEKQLFEYSGYNVSSLKYLSLYKLTELRVIWSAPIQVEYFPNLTELVVHSCRRLIYIFSPTIARNFPQLRRLDIYVCEELEQIIEKEQTPSQHQLQPICFPNLSSITIISCVNLRCLFPITLAHGGLPKLYRLELEDIPLLEQVFEEDESNVSKDEEEVIHLPRLTHLKLDWLPYLMSFSPLGSHFIFPSLTDLRVKDCPNIYTRFSVDSKDSVHAKTQVSQSVDEIIVEESATAPEIAWPIGSDIYWWNGEGGEDESDFEY; this is encoded by the exons ATGACAGAAAAGCAGTTATTTGAATATTCTGGATATAATGTTTCAAGTCTGAAGTACCTTAGTTTGTACAAACTAACTGAATTGCGGGTGATATGGAGTGCTCCCATCCAAGTTGAATACTTTCCAAATCTCACTGAATTGGTAGTCCACAGTTGCAGAAGGTTAATATACATCTTCTCACCTACCATCGCTCGAAATTTCCCACAATTGCGCAGGTtggatatatatgtgtgtgaggaATTGGAGCAAATAATTGAGAAGGAACAAACTCCATCACAACATCAGCTCCAACCTATTTGCTTCCCTAATTTGAGTTCGATTACAATCATTAGCTGTGTAAACTTGAGATGTCTCTTCCCGATTACTCTTGCTCATGGCGGCCTTCCAAAACTATATCGATTAGAACTTGAAGATATCCCCCTATTAGAGCAGGTGTTTGAAGAAGATGAGTCAAATGTGAGTAAGGACGAAGAGGAAGTGATACACCTACCTCGATTAACCCACTTAAAGCTTGATTGGCTACCATACCTCATGAGCTTCAGCCCTCTGGGTTCTCATTTTATTTTCCCATCTTTGACGGATTTACGAGTAAAAGATTGTCCCAACATATACACAAGATTTAGTGTTGATTCAAAGGATTCAGTGCATGCCAAAACACAG GTAAGCCAATCAGTTGATGAAATTATAGTGGAAGAATCTGCTACGGCTCCAGAAATTGCATGGCCAATTGGTAGTGATATCTATTGGTGGAACGGGGAAGGTGGGGAAGATGAAAgtgattttgaatattaa
- the LOC107948732 gene encoding probable disease resistance protein At4g27220 isoform X2: MGCGFCGAALPNIFATLVVDCVLKPVVRQFDYVRRFHDNVEKLREKKRELADARDRLLHKIEDAKNRLLLIENDVQNLQSRADETLSDMGTLEEEIQLNKRCLNWCPNWSWRYQLSKKAMKKIQGISELLDKFRQLGHVGYCAPTALPTIDFLCSKEFVFSKSSETTFYQIIEALKDENINMIGLWGMGGVGKTTLAREVGSQAQKLNLFEKVVITVVSQKPNFERIQDQIAQYIGFDMKNKQGRRSEQELWLRLKNEPRILIIVDDILESINLKEKIGIPIGDDHKGCKVLLTTRRKRVCQIMECRPVVELDCLDDDEAWTLFEKKAGLDDFSDDSIKTPAKKIVKKCGGLPIAIVPLASALKGKTNCHEWQAAYRRLEGRRLTEIEDVDERNAYVILETSFDYLKDMMTKTCFLLCSLFPEDHEIYVDDLVGYAWGLELYKGMDSIKDVRSEVLASIEILKNSGLLLDSGEMHVKMHDVVRQFALWIGSSRKEISFGTVETLPMDESFKHYTAISFETDQTDELPKGVGFPYLKLLLHGGNRFLETSSEFFEGMKALQVCALKYQLISLAAFKFNMNLRTLCLINCELSDISMLGKLKTLHILSLSQSDITELPTEAGDLENLRLLDLSYCDDLRRIAPNLIQRLSNLEELYLHGCSSLKWATENSTKKESYSSLSELNSLPKLVVISLDISSKHLPDGFVFRRLWSFDFCIGIKRPKWYQKSETCPISRSLRIKKSVDACKQLLENVESLQLNDVEGHPNLIPSLDLGFSKLTSLGLRLCHFMQCLIDSPKQQVPITTLSNLRKLSLSCMFDLEEMCNAPQPQGFLQKLEEVIVSDCDKMQVLFPNVELKSIELEGPSSHLCLQSLKIVKIKRCNNLKYIFPMSVANSLEQLHTLKIKSYSQLEDIIQDRQAAYKCLLQSLREVCVSHCNNLTSLFLIALWSKIRKFDYAFHFRFR; encoded by the coding sequence ATGGGTTGTGGGTTTTGTGGGGCTGCTCTTCCTAACATCTTTGCAACACTGGTTGTGGACTGTGTGTTGAAGCCGGTAGTACGTCAATTTGATTATGTCCGTCGCTTTCATGACAATGTTGAAAAGCTCCGAGAGAAAAAGCGTGAACTTGCAGATGCACGAGATCGTCTACTACATAAGATTGAGGATGCTAAAAACCGGCTTCTACTAATTGAAAATGATGTACAGAACTTGCAATCAAGGGCAGACGAAACACTGTCGGATATGGGAACTCTGGAGGAGGAAATCCAACTGAATAAGAGGTGTCTCAACTGGTGTCCTAATTGGAGTTGGAGATATCAATTAAGCAAGAAAGCAATGAAGAAAATCCAGGGTATCTCTGAACTTTTGGACAAATTTCGTCAACTTGGACACGTTGGTTACTGTGCTCCTACTGCCCTTCCCACTATAGACTTCCTATGTTCTAAGGAATTTGTGTTTTCGAAATCTTCAGAGACTACTTTCTATCAAATCATTGAAGCCTTAAAAGATGAGAATATCAACATGATTGGGTTGTGGGGGATGGGAGGGGTGGGCAAGACCACCCTGGCTCGTGAAGTTGGAAGTCAAGCTCAAAAACTGAATTTGTTTGAGAAAGTTGTGATTACGGTTGTGTCTCAAAAGCCAAATTTTGAGAGAATTCAAGATCAAATTGCACAATACATAGGCTTTGATATGAAGAATAAACAAGGAAGAAGATCCGAGCAAGAATTATGGTTAAGGCTGAAGAATGAACCGAGGATTCTTATCATCGTTGATGATATTTTGGAATCTATCAACTTAAAGGAGAAGATAGGAATTCCAATTGGGGATGATCATAAAGGCTGCAAAGTTCTTTTAACAACACGCCGTAAACGAGTATGTCAAATTATGGAGTGTCGACCGGTGGTAGAACTTGACTGTTTGGATGATGATGAAGCTTGGACTCTGTTTGAAAAGAAAGCAGGTCTAGATGACTTTTCTGATGATTCTATTAAAACCCCAGCAAAGAAAATTGTCAAAAAATGTGGGGGTTTGCCTATAGCTATAGTTCCGCTGGCAAGTGCCTTGAAAGGCAAAACAAATTGTCATGAGTGGCAAGCTGCATACCGGAGACTCGAAGGTCGTAGATTGACTGAAATAGAGGATGTTGATGAAAGAAATGCCTATGTAATTCTTGAGACGAGCTTCGATTACTTGAAGGATATGATGACCAAGACATGTTTCTTGTTGTGCTCTTTATTTCCCGAAGATCATGAGATTTATGTGGACGACTTGGTAGGATATGCATGGGGACTGGAGTTGTATAAAGGCATGGACTCAATTAAAGATGTTAGAAGCGAAGTGCTTGCATCGATTGAGATCCTCAAGAACTCTGGTTTGTTGCTAGATTCCGGAGAAATGCATGTCAAAATGCATGATGTGGTTCGCCAATTTGCTTTGTGGATAGGATCTTCAAGAAAGGAGATTTCTTTTGGGACTGTTGAAACACTCCCGATGGATGAAAGTTTCAAGCATTACACAGCAATCTCCTtcgaaactgatcaaacagatgaACTTCCTAAAGGAGTCGGTTTTCCATACCTCAAACTTCTTTTACATGGTGGCAATCGTTTCTTGGAAACTTCAAGCGAATTCTTTGAGGGTATGAAGGCATTACAAGTTTGTGCTTTGAAATATCAATTGATATCTCTAGCTGCATTTAAGTTTAATATGAACCTTCGAACTTTGTGTTTGATTAATTGTGAACTCTCTGACATCTCGATGCTTGGGAAGCTGAAGACACTTCATATTCTCTCTTTAAGTCAATCTGATATCACTGAATTGCCGACTGAAGCTGGTGATTTGGAAAATCTAAGACTGTTGGATTTATCGTATTGCGATGATCTACGAAGAATTGCTCCTAATTTAATACAAAGATTGTCCAATTTAGAAGAACTATACTTGCATGGTTGTAGTTCATTAAAATGGGCGactgagaattcaactaaaaaggAAAGCTATTCTAGCCTATCGGAGTTGAATTCATTGCCAAAGTTGGTTGTAATATCATTGGATATTTCTTCTAAACATCTTCCAGATGGCTTTGTGTTTCGTAGATTATGGAGCTTTGATTTTTGCATTGGCATAAAAAGACCCAAGTGGTACCAAAAGAGCGAAACTTGTCCAATCTCAAGATCTTTGAGAATCAAGAAATCTGTAGATGCATGCAAGCAACTACTTGAAAATGTAGAATCTCTTCAATTGAATGATGTGGAGGGTCACCCAAACCTTATTCCGAGCTTGGACTTGGGATTTAGTAAGTTGACTTCTCTAGGTCTTCGTCTGTGCCACTTTATGCAATGCCTAATTGATTCACCAAAGCAGCAAGTGCCAATCACGACACTCTCTAATTTGAGGAAGTTATCATTAAGTTgtatgtttgatttggaagagatGTGCAATGCTCCCCAGCCGCAAGGTTTTTTACAAAAGCTTGAAGAGGTTATAGTTTCAGATTGTGATAAGATGCAAGTCTTATTCCCTAATGTTGAATTGAAGAGCATAGAACTAGAAGGGCCCAGTAGTCATTTATGCCTCCAAAGTCTGAAGATTGTTAAAATAAAGAGATGCAATAATTTGAAATATATCTTCCCAATGTCAGTTGCTAATAGCCTTGAACAATTGCATACTTTGAAGATAAAGAGTTACTCGCAATTGGAAGATATAATCCAAGACCGACAAGCTGCATACAAATGTCTACTCCAAAGTCTAAGGGAAGTATGTGTATCTCATTGCAATAACTTGACATCTCTTTTCCTTATTGCCTTATGGTCAAAGATTCGGAAATTTGATTATGCTTTTCATTTCAGGTTTCGTTGA